In one Chionomys nivalis chromosome 13, mChiNiv1.1, whole genome shotgun sequence genomic region, the following are encoded:
- the Rab24 gene encoding ras-related protein Rab-24 has protein sequence MSGQRVDVKVVMLGKEYVGKTSLVERYVHDRFLVGPYQNTIGAAFVAKVMCVGDRTVTLGIWDTAGSERYEAMSRIYYRGAKAAIVCYDLTDSSSFERAKFWVKELRSLEEGCQIYLCGTKSDLLEEDRRRRRVDFHDVQDYADNIKAQLFETSSKTGQSVDELFQKVAEDYVSVAAFQVMTEDKGVDLSQKANPYFYSCCHH, from the exons ATGAGCGGGCAGCGCGTGGACGTCAAGGTGGTTATGCTGGGCAAGGAATACGTGGGCAAGACAAGCCTGGTGGAGCGATACGTGCACGACCGCTTCTTGGTGGGCCCCTATCAGAAC ACCATTGGGGCTGCCTTCGTGGCCAAGGTGATGTGCGTTGGAGACCGGACGGTGACTCTGGGTATTTGG GACACAGCAGGATCAGAGCGCTACGAAGCCATGAGCAGAATCTATTATCGGGGAGCCAAAGCTGCCATTGTCTGTTATG ACCTCACTGACAGCAGCAGTTTTGAGAGAGCCAAATTCTGGGTGAAGGAGCTGCGCAGTTTAGAAGAG GGCTGTCAAATTTACCTGTGTGGCACTAAGAGTGACCTGCTGGAGGAAGACAGGCGGCGCCGTCGAGTAGACTTCCACGATGTCCAAGATTATGCAGATA ATATCAAAGCCCAGCTCTTTGAAACATCCAGCAAGACAGGCCAGAGTGTGG ACGAGCTCTTCCAGAAAGTGGCAGAGGATTACGTCAGTGTGGCTGCTTTCCAGGTGATGACAG AGGACAAAGGTGTGGACCTGAGCCAGAAGGCAAACCCTTACTTCTACAGCTGCTGTCATCACTGA